The proteins below are encoded in one region of Mauremys reevesii isolate NIE-2019 linkage group 15, ASM1616193v1, whole genome shotgun sequence:
- the LOC120383079 gene encoding olfactory receptor 6N1-like — protein MADRDRGNQTAIKEFILLGFGDLPDLQILLFLIFQVTYMATVTGNTLIVVLVVADQHLHTPMYFFLGNLSCLETCYISTNLPRMLASLLNGDKTISVSGCFTQLYFCGSLACTECYLLAAMSYDRYLAICKPLHYSTLMNSRVCFQLAAGSWLNGCLVTAIFVLFLSQLIFCGPNEIDHFYCDPIPLMELSCSDTHLVILLDFILVSVFTLPPFLLTLISYVCIIATILRIPSTTGRQKAFSTCSSHLIVVTIFYGSIMIVYLLLKHDTLRDLNKVVSLCYTVLTPLVNPVIYSLRNREVKEALCKAVSKYVAFTKTCRDSKRIT, from the coding sequence ATGGCAGACAGAGACCGGGGAAACCAAACGGCCATCAAAGAATTCATCCTTCTGGGATTCGGGGATCTCCCTGACCTGCAAATTCTTCTCTTCCTCATTTTCCAAGTGACCTACATGGCAACCGTGACCGGGAACACTCTCATCGTGGTGCTCGTTGTGGCTGAccagcacctgcacacccccatgtacttcttcctcggGAACTTGTCCTGCCTGGAGACCTGCTACATCTCAACCAACTTGCCCCGGatgctggccagtctcctgaaCGGGGACAAAACCATCTCAGTCAGTGGCTGCTTCACACAACTGTATTTCTGTGGTTCTCTGGCATGTACAGAATGTTATCTCCTAGCAgcgatgtcttatgatcggtatttagcgatATGTAAACCCCTGCACTATTCAACTCTTATGAACAGCAGGGTTTGCTTCCAGCTGGCTGCTGGGTCATGGTTAAATGGCTGTTTGGTTACTGCCATCTTTGTCTTATTCCTATCGCAGTTAATATTCTGTGGCCcaaatgaaattgaccatttctatTGTGATCCCATCCCACTGATGGAACTATCCTGCAGTGACACCCACCTGGTCATATTGCTAGATTTCATATTAGTCTCTGTATTCACCCTGCCTCCATTCCTACTAACCCTGATATCCTATGTGTGCATCATCgccaccatcctgagaatcccttccaccactgggaggcaaaaggccttttctacctgctcctctcacctgatTGTGGTGACAATTTTCTATGGATCCATAATGATTGTGTACCTGCTACTGAAACATGATACACTGAGAGACCTGAACAAAGTGGTCTCTCTTTGCTACACGGTCCTGACTCCCCTGGTAAACCCcgtcatctacagcctgagaaacagagaggtcaaggaagCCTTGTGCAAAGCAGTCAGTAAATATGTGGCTTTTACCAAAACGTGCAGAGACTCCAAGAGAATAACTTAA
- the LOC120383080 gene encoding olfactory receptor 6N1-like — protein sequence MADRDWGNQMAITEFILLGFGDLPDLQILLFLMFQVIYMATVAGNTLIVVLIVADQHLHTPMYFFLGNLSCLETCYTSTILPRLLASLLTGDRTISVSGCFTQLYFYGSLGCSECYLLAAMSYDRYLAICKPLHYSTLMNSRFCLQLAAGSWLNGFLAITIFVLFLSELIFCGPNEIDHFYCDAIPLMELSCSDTHQVILVDFIIACVFTLPPFLLTLTSYLCIISTILRIPSTTGRQKAFSTCSSHLIVVTIFYGSIMTMYLLLKHDKLKDLNNVLSLCYTVLTPLVNPLIYGLRNREVKETLCKGVTLQGTNCSSSTN from the exons atggcagacagagactggGGAAACCAAATGGCCATCACAGAATTCATCCTTCTGGGATTTGGGGATCTCCCTGACCTGCaaattcttctcttcctgatGTTCCAAGTGATCTACATGGCAACCGTGGCTGGGAACACCCTCATCGTGGTGCTCATTGTGGCTGAccagcaccttcacacccccatgtacttcttcctgggcaacttgtcctgcttggagacctgctacacctcaaccatcctgcccaggttgctggccagtctcctgactggggacagaaccatCTCAGTCAGTGGCTGCTTCACACAACTGTATTTCTATGGTTCTCTGGGATGTTCAGAATGCTATCTCCTAGCAgcgatgtcttatgatcggtatttagcaaTATGTAAACCCCTGCACTATTCAACTCTTATGAATAGTAGGTTTTGCCTCCAGTTGGCTGCTGGGTCATGGTTAAATGGTTTTTTGGCTATTACCATCTTTGTCTTATTTCTATCGGAGTTAATATTCTGTGGCCcaaatgaaattgaccatttctatTGTGATGCCATCCCACTGATGGAACTCTCCTGTAGTGACACCCACCAGGTCATATTGGTGGATTTCATAATAGCCTGTGTATTCACCCTGCCTCCATTCCTACTAACCCTGACATCCTACCTGTGCATCATTtccaccatcctgagaatcccttccaccactgggagacaaaaggccttttccacctgctcctctcacctgatTGTGGTGACAATTTTCTATGGATCCATAATGACTATGTATCTGCTACTGAAACATGATAAACTGAAAGACCTGAACAATGTGCTCTCTCTTTGCTACACAGTCCTGACTCCCCTGGTAAACCCCCTCATCTACggcctgagaaacagagaggtcaaggaaACCTTGTGCAAAGGAGTCA CCCTTCAGGGCACCAACTGCTCTTCTTCCACCAACTGA
- the LOC120383081 gene encoding olfactory receptor 6N1-like — MAERDWGNLTAITEFILLGFGDLPDLQILLFLMFQVIYMATVAGNTLIVVLIVAGQHLHTPMYFFLGNLSCLETCYTSTILPRLLASLLTGDKTISVSGCFTQLYFYGSLGCTECYLLAAMSYDRYLAICKPLHYSTLMNSRVCFQLAAGSWLNGFLAITIFVLFLLELIFCGPNEIDHFYCDSIPLMELSCSDTHQVILLDFILVSVFTMPPFLLTPISYVCIIATILRIPSTTGKQKAFSTCSSHLIVVTIFYGSIMIVYLLPKHDTLRDLNKVLSLCYKHSVHPRELTPLVNSLIYSLRNREVKEALCKAVSKYVVFTKTCRDSKRIT, encoded by the coding sequence atggcagagagagactgggGAAACCTAACGGCCATCACAGAATTCATCCTTCTGGGATTTGGGGATCTCCCCGACCTGCaaattcttctcttcctgatGTTCCAAGTGATCTACATGGCAACCGTGGCTGGGAACACCCTCATCGTGGTGCTCATTGTGGCTGGccagcaccttcacacccccatgtacttcttcctgggcaacttgtcctgcttggagacctgctacacctcaaccatcctgcccaggttgctggccagtctcctgactggggacaaaACCATCTCAGTCAGTGGCTGCTTCACACAACTGTATTTCTATGGTTCTCTGGGATGTACAGAATGCTATCTCCTAGCAgcgatgtcttatgatcggtatttagcgatATGTAAACCCCTGCACTATTCAACTCTTATGAATAGCAGGGTTTGCTTCCAGTTGGCTGCTGGGTCATGGTTAAATGGTTTTTTGGCTATTACCATCTTTGTCTTATTTCTATTGGAGTTAATATTCTGTGGCCcaaatgaaattgaccatttctatTGTGATTCTATCCCACTGATGGaactctcctgcagtgacacccACCAGGTCATATTGCTGGATTTCATATTAGTCTCTGTATTCACCATGCCACCATTCCTACTAACCCCGATATCCTATGTGTGCATCATCgccaccatcctgagaatcccttccaccactgggaaacaaaaggccttttccacctgctcctctcacctaaTTGTGGTGACAATTTTCTATGGATCCATAATGATTGTGTACCTGCTACCGAAACATGATACACTGAGAGACCTGAACAAAGTGCTCTCTCTTTGCTACAAGCATTCTGTACATCCCAGAGAACTGACTCCCCTGGTAAActccctcatctacagcctgagaaacagagaggtcaaggaagCCTTGTGCAAAGCAGTCAGTAAATATGTGGTTTTCACCAAAACATGCAGAGACTCCAAGAGAATAACTTAG